The Candidatus Abyssobacteria bacterium SURF_5 genomic sequence AAGGCGACGGCGAGGAGAAATGGAAGACGCGCGTCGCCGGTATTCCTGCTATCCGCGGCCTGTTCCCGCCGAACGCTCTCCCCGAGGAGATACTCACACCTGGAGACGGCCGCATTCGAGCCGTCATCGTCGAAGGCAGCAATCCGCTGCGCTCGTATGCGGACTCAAAAAAATTCGAGCAGGCGTTCAAGGCGCTCGATCTGCTGGTTGTAATCGATCCGGTCATGAGCGAGGCCGCAATGCTCGCACACTACGTGCTGCCCGCGAAATGCGGATTCGAGAAGTATGAGGCCTCTTTCTTCGCGAAAGGGTATCCGCAGATCTATTACCACCTTCGCCGGCCGGTATGCAACGGGCCCGAACTCGCCCGGCAGGAGTGCGAGATCCATCTGATGATCCTCGAGAAAATGGGAGTCGATGTCTCCGGCCTGCTTCCGTTCGCAATGATGAAGCAGTGGAAGAACGAGAGCGATCTGCCGCCGGTATTGTCGGTCGTCAAAGCATTCGCAATGATGTTCGCAATGAAGCATCGCGACGCGCTGGTTCAAAACAAAGTGATTACCAGCCAGGGCGACGATACCGAGGAGCTGTTCAAGGCGATCCTCGAGCATCCGGAAGGCTTATATTTGTGCGATACGAAAGACGAAAACAATCTTGATAACTTGAAGACATCGGACGGCAAAATCCATCTGGATATCCCGATGGTGCCGGACCTGCTGAAATCGCTGAAACTGCCCGAACGTATCGAACCAAGTGAAAACAAGGAATTCCCGTTCATTCTCCAGACCGGCGAACGCACGAACTACACGGCCAACAGCCTGATGCGCGTTCACGAATGGCGAGCCTCGAGCCTGCCGTCGAACTACCTGAGAATGAGCTCGGAGGACGCCGGCCGCCTGAAAATCTCCGACGGCGAGACCGTGAAGGTTGTCACCGACACGTCCCAGGTTTCGATCCCCGTTCTGGTCTCGGACGATATCTTCCCGGGCAATTTGTCCATTCCGCACGGTTTCGGAATGCTACAGAAAAACAAACAAACCGGCAAGCTTGAACAGGCGGGAGTGAACGTGAACGAGCTTATCTCCGCCGCGCACCGCGAGCCTTTGACTGGGACGCCTTTACACAAGTACATTCGCTGCAGGATCGAGAAATGAGAACGACACTCTTGAAGTTTCCAGGTAAGGAGAAGGGATATGAGCAAGCATGAAGTGTACGATCAACTGGCCGAACATCTCAATTCTATGCCTATTGGCGCACCGAAGACGCCGGAACTGATTGAAATTTTGAAAATCCTTTACACAAAGGAGGAAGCGGATCTGGCTGTCAAGCTGCCTTTCCTGCCGATGACTGTTGATGCGCTTGTCGATCGCACCGGCATGGCCGAAAAAATGCTGAAACCTATGCTCGATAGGATGGCGAAAAAGGGGATCGTGTTCGAGCAACTTGGCGGAGATGAGCCGATGTACCGGCTTCTTCCCACCGTTGTCGGCTTCAGCGAGACGCCCTTCTGGCCGGGCAAGCGAACTCCCGAAACGGAAAAACTCGCCGTTCTGTGGCGGAAATACGCGCGCGATGCATTCTTCCATGAAATCGGCGGTCTTTCCGAAACCCCGCTCGTCCGCGTCATTCCGGTTCAGGAATCCCTCTCCGAAACCCGCAAGGTATCTCCCTATGAGAAACTGGTCGAGAAAGTGAAAGAGACTTCCTATCAGGCAGTCGCCCATTGTCCGTGCCGGCTCATGAGGGAATATTCCGGCGACGGAAAATGCGAACATTCCACCGAAAACTGCTTGCACTTCGGCAGTCTGGCGCGTTATATGGTCGCCAACGGGATGGCGCGTGAACTTACTGTCGATGAGACATTGGCAATCCTCAAGAAGTCAAACGAGGAAGGCTTGGTGCACGTTACCGGAAATCATCAGGCGGAAATCGATACGATCTGCAACTGCTGCGCCGACGCCTGCATTTTCCTGACCGGACTCCTGGCCATGGGCGAGAAGAACATGTTTGCCCGCTCCAATTTCGTCTCGCAGATAAATCAGGAAACCTGCGTCGAGTGCGGCACGTGCGAAGAAAGATGCCCGGTGAAAGCCATTTCGCTCAGTGATGGCCCGGCCCGGGTAGACGAAGATAAATGCATTGGATGCGGTGTGTGCTTTCCGACGTGCCCCTCTGAATCTATTTCGCTTGCGCCGCGCCCTGAGACCGAACAGTTGCCCGTCCTGCCACCCGGCGAGATGGTCATGAAGGTAATGGCAGAGAAAGGACGTGCGTTCAAGTTCTGATATCCGGTGGGGACTGACTCCATTTACGGAATTCATGTCTTTTTGAATTCGTAGAATGGTGTCTGTCCCCGAAGCTGCGCTCCGCTAGGCTGTCCCCAGAGCCTAAAGGGGAACAACCAGCCGGAAGAAATAGAGGCGAAGATTTATCGAGTCGTCAATCCAAAGCTTCCCTTCTCTGCTGAGCGAAGCGAAATCACGCGCCTCGAGGATCCCGCACTCGGATCGAGGTTCGAAAATCAGGAAGGCAAACCACCAAGGCACAAAGACACCGGGAAGATCATGGATCCACACCTCTTTGTGTCTTGGTGGTTTGCCTTTCTTTCCTTCGCGCCTGTTTTCCACCTCCGAAGACTGTGCGAATGAATTCGCACCTACCGGTTAAACGTTTCACCCCGCAGGCTGGTAGGGCCGAATTCATTCGGCCTTATCCCTCTCCCTGAGGGAGAGGGTTTGGGGAGGGTCCATCTTCGTGTCCTGACGCCTTGATGGTTATCTCTGTCCTTCAAGATCTTGGCGCTTGTCTCGCGCCGTGCGCCTCCCCGTAATGCCGCCTGAGCAGATCCTCGCCCCAGTCATCCTGAATATCTCGCCAGACAGAATGAATATGATTCGCGTTGTTCTGCGTGTTGTCGTACTCGACCAGAAAACTCGGCCCGTGGATTCTGTAGTAATGCGGGCCGCCCGGCTCCGTCTTGCCCGCCCACGCGAAATAGAGATAGCGCTTGCCTTCCCTTTCGAGCCGCTCCATCCGCAGCCCGGCCACGTCGCGCGGAACCCGGTGGATGTATTCCGACACAAGATTCATTAGATGTGCTTGCTGCGCTTCGGTCATGTCGCCGTATGAGAGCCCGGTCGGATCGTCCAGCCGCACGCGCGGGCTGTCGCCGGTCAGGATATCCGCCGGCGCGCGCATATCGATCACGGCCCGTTTCAGTTGATTCGTATCGAGCGCCCCGAGCAGTCTCCGCGCGAGGTCCTCTTCAGCCGCCAGGATGCGGAGACCCTCGAGCCGGCCATGCGGCACGCGCGCCGGATGGGCGCCGAAGAAATTGGGAGTCGGCGCGATTCGCTTGCCCTCGACCACCAGGAAATTGACTGAAAGATGATGTCCCTCGACGCGCCAGCCCCAGGGCGCATCGTCCGAAGGCGAGCCAAACACAGCTATATAAAACAGGTCGGGGTCCCGATCATAATCGCTATCGCCCTCGATCTCGCGCAGGACCGCCTCGAGGCTCATGATCGAGAGCGCCTTCGCATTTCCCTGTGCGCTCAGGCCTGAGGCCAGGAGCGCGAACGCCAGCTTCTGCTGGAAGCTGTCGAGTTGTCTCAGGCTGATGC encodes the following:
- a CDS encoding (4Fe-4S)-binding protein → MSKHEVYDQLAEHLNSMPIGAPKTPELIEILKILYTKEEADLAVKLPFLPMTVDALVDRTGMAEKMLKPMLDRMAKKGIVFEQLGGDEPMYRLLPTVVGFSETPFWPGKRTPETEKLAVLWRKYARDAFFHEIGGLSETPLVRVIPVQESLSETRKVSPYEKLVEKVKETSYQAVAHCPCRLMREYSGDGKCEHSTENCLHFGSLARYMVANGMARELTVDETLAILKKSNEEGLVHVTGNHQAEIDTICNCCADACIFLTGLLAMGEKNMFARSNFVSQINQETCVECGTCEERCPVKAISLSDGPARVDEDKCIGCGVCFPTCPSESISLAPRPETEQLPVLPPGEMVMKVMAEKGRAFKF
- a CDS encoding DUF3500 domain-containing protein; protein product: MGKLGNRALTRSEKQRDDWRPEAHRLRRFSPKPVFLFLSIQQKRNCRSGRTPEWELGGSMGPPLRPKKTAGRMFALRAAPTTIKRRAGGLRYEAGRAFRPRKGNNNYKGLLHIRREDMHILSPAAAVGKQIELASQTALRMAEAASVFLASLSDAQKKKTQFAVDFEDRRNWTYLPGKRHGISLRQLDSFQQKLAFALLASGLSAQGNAKALSIMSLEAVLREIEGDSDYDRDPDLFYIAVFGSPSDDAPWGWRVEGHHLSVNFLVVEGKRIAPTPNFFGAHPARVPHGRLEGLRILAAEEDLARRLLGALDTNQLKRAVIDMRAPADILTGDSPRVRLDDPTGLSYGDMTEAQQAHLMNLVSEYIHRVPRDVAGLRMERLEREGKRYLYFAWAGKTEPGGPHYYRIHGPSFLVEYDNTQNNANHIHSVWRDIQDDWGEDLLRRHYGEAHGARQAPRS